The proteins below are encoded in one region of Dioscorea cayenensis subsp. rotundata cultivar TDr96_F1 chromosome 18, TDr96_F1_v2_PseudoChromosome.rev07_lg8_w22 25.fasta, whole genome shotgun sequence:
- the LOC120282189 gene encoding uncharacterized protein LOC120282189, whose protein sequence is MTEELDFLQRIYTWDLVPLHLVLFLSAVDWSIESRLEPLVVLSATKHVLLLVVLVRIRCDNAFLYGDLSESIYMILPPGFSHPSQHVCHLRRAIYGSNRLLVPSLSGFAMCDDVDIVLSLKQQLHTEFQMKDLSPLCYFLGLERLSSSDGELLPDPTHYRALIGALVYLTITWLDIAYDVHVLSQLCAYYDDDWILMDFGVSISVPTHIYCDNQSAIKIAANPIFHECTKYLEIALHFVYHRYLAGSILLPYVVSTQKLTDLFTKAHTVSRFKFLVDKLLVYDPS, encoded by the exons ATGACAGAGGAACTTGATTTTCTTCAACGCATATatacatgggatcttgttcctctcCATCTGGTGTTATTCCTATCAGCTGTTGATTGGTCTATCGAGTCAAGACTCGAGCCGCTGGTTGTATTGAGCGCCACAAAGCACGTCTTATTGCTCGTGGTTTTAGTTAGGA ttagatgtgacAATGCCTTCTTATATGGAGATCTCTCTGAGAGCATTTATATGATTCTTCCTCCTGGTTTTTCTCATCCTTCTCAACATGTTTGTCATCTTCGCCGAGCTATCTATGGCTCAAACAGGCTTCTCGTGCCTAGTTTGAGCGGTTTCGCAATGTG TGATGATGTCGATATTGTTCTTTCCTTGAAACAACAGTTACACACCGAGtttcagatgaaagatcttAGCCCTCTTTGTTACTTTCTGGGTCTTGAG CGACTCTCCTCTTCTGATGGTGAGCTTTTGCCTGATCCTACTCACTATCGTGCACTTATTGGTGCTCTTGTCTATCTGACCATTACTTGGCTTGATATTGCATATGATGTTCATGTTCTTAGTCAGTTGTGTGCCTATTATGATGATGATTGG attttgatggactttggtgtctcTATCTCTGTCCCCACTCATATATACTGTGATAACCAGAGTGCCATTAAAATCGCTGCCAACCCTATATTTCATGAATGTACGAAGTATCTTGAGATCGCTCTTCACTTTGTTTATCATCGTTATCTTGCTGGCAGTATTCTTCTTCCCTATGTTGTCTCGACACAGAAGCTTACTGATCTTTTCACTAAGGCACATACTGTTTCTCGATTTAAGTTTTTAGTTGACAAACTCTTGGTTTATGACCCATcgtga